A section of the Naumovozyma dairenensis CBS 421 chromosome 5, complete genome genome encodes:
- the NDAI0E00100 gene encoding uncharacterized protein, which yields MVTGRFLVDIIEKKIINPNEQHYLRNLTDEEKEYIEECDLLDWNILKLTKHPYAVDSPQLFDVLNANNEDFYEDKNGDLWIVPPTEYKGELTPRKYRSIPLHFKSFGWRHIYEPLKKVPLPENPFANDSLESLLGGYHESKDLQDEEYFAFLKDLATLVSYDQQRSYYIKSFNELKSLYIASQGQ from the coding sequence ATGGTTACCGGTAGATTTCTTGTTGACATAatagagaagaagataattaACCCCAATGAGCAACACTATTTACGAAATCTTACCGATgaggaaaaagaatatattgagGAGTGTGATCTCCTTGattggaatatattaaaattaacAAAACATCCGTATGCTGTTGATTCGCCACAGTTATTTGATGTATTAAACGCAAATAATGAGGATTTCtatgaagataaaaatgGGGATTTGTGGATTGTTCCACCTACTGAATATAAAGGTGAGTTAACTCCACGAAAATATAGGTCTATACCACTTCATTTTAAAAGTTTTGGATGGAGACATATATACGAACCGCTGAAGAAGGTGCCACTACCGGAAAATCCATTTGCCAATGATAGCTTAGAGAGTTTACTTGGAGGATATCATGAAAGTAAAGACTTACAAGACGAAGAATATTTTGCGTTCCTCAAGGATCTAGCCACATTAGTGAGTTATGATCAACAACGAAGCTACTACATCAAATCCTTTAATGAGCTAAAAAGTTTGTATATCGCCAGTCAGGGACAGTAG